A genomic stretch from Aedes albopictus strain Foshan chromosome 2, AalbF5, whole genome shotgun sequence includes:
- the LOC115258948 gene encoding myotubularin-related protein 14 isoform X3 — MTEILQQDIQQLLEHFSKNLYRAKECEVGDEIVQRCGKLMRLDYSVVDVPNQNGELSAHYPAKLLIPEHEVKRTYSFEASTYGEYQPQDDCDLGTPRNGGGGSDSRASPPSNRDQLIVDGKLDAQRLRNLILKARRARCRARFPLPVILYNGKYVCRSATLSGGPEIYGRSGLEYFAYAAESELQDQGGADETVEAREESASDEPSSKDWPLFGRLRRKDIRLLKALNVGTIIDFMVENKKVKFWLNVTSSEKVDKENRYSFFKLLALPYPGCEFFREYRDNNYIGDGLIFDWNQSYVDAGIRVPEDSVTAQLNIDWTNYKQWDLVKITQNYLRLLLKYLQESSTGILVHCISGWDRTPLFVSLLRISLWADGAIHQSLDAAQMLYLTIAYDWMLFGHNLPDRLNKGEIIFYFCFYILKFINDESYSVLTHRLDYRFRSHHSSGSSSIDVIRTDSDSMIDGGLLLDGESRGSSVSLNSVSSYTSGRSSSTHDTQTCVSSAVGLTSGAASNSIAIANHVGNGGRNGGAHSCNGDDSVNSYNGNNGFAPHSHESSSSIGCISHDSSNHNIQWSPQPSRTSPVTVPSTNRLRQRQESSSSLSVGSWQMITGTGSYRSAESVNEMHSHLQQNPGHNNCPNHQHHHHHHHNHQNQNQNFNSNNQQPASNHSLQFNLSGTGSSAAGPSNSASTPNANQNHIPSQTTSCCTTVDGECYANRRRERLEQLRTLFYNCYFSTIAFTFNNGPDSALGSLLGNFAEKVGLTNRTSV, encoded by the exons GGCGATGAAATCGTGCAACGATGTGGAAAACTGATGCGTTTGGACTACAGCGTGGTGGATGTTCCGAACCAGAATGGAGAGCTCTCGGCACACTATCCAGCCAAACTGTTGATCCCCGAGCATGAAGTGAAAAGGACCTATTCGTTTGAGGCGTCCACGTATGGCGAATATCAGCCACAGGACGACTGCGATTTGGGTACCCCCCGTAACGGAGGAGGTGGTTCAGATTCCAGAGCATCCCCGCCGTCGAACCGGGATCAGCTAATTGTTGATGGAAAGCTGGACGCCCAACGGTTGCGAAATTTGATACTGAAGGCACGGCGGGCACGATGCCGTGCACGCTTTCCACTGCCGGTTATTCTGTACAACGGAAAGTACGTCTGCCGATCGGCCACTCTTTCCGGTGGGCCCGAAATTTACGGTCGATCCGGATTAGAATACTTTGCCTACGCAGCGGAATCTGAACTACAAGATCAGGGAGGTGCAG ACGAGACTGTCGAAGCGAGAGAAGAATCAGCATCAGACGAACCAAGCTCCAAAGACTGGCCCCTGTTTGGGCGACTGCGCCGAAAGGACATCCGGTTGCTTAAAGCACTCAACGTAGGCACCATAATCGATTTCATGGTGGAGAACAAAAAGGTGAAGTTTTGGCTAAACGTTACCTCGTCGGAGAAGGTGGACAAAGAGAATCGGTATAGCTTTTTCAAGCTGTTAGCACTGCCTTATCCCGGTtgcgaattcttccgggagtaccGGGACAACAACTATATCGGCGATGGGCTCATCTTCGACTGGAATCAATCGTACGTGGATGCGGGAATTCGCGTTCCGGAGGATTCCGTCACGGCTCAGCTGAACATCGACTGGACCAACTACAAACAGTGGGATTTGGTGAAGATTACTCAAAACTACCTGCGGTTGCTGCTCAAGTACCTTCAGGAGAGCAGCACCGGGATATTGGTTCACTGTATCAGCGGTTGGGACCGAACGCCACTTTTCGTTTCGCTGCTGAGAATTTCTCTCTGGGCGGATGGTGCAATTCATCAGTCGTTGGACGCGGCACAGATGCTGTATTTAACGATCGCATACGATTGGATGCTGTTCGGTCACAATTTGCCCGATCGGTTGAACAAGGGCGAGATCATATTCTACTTCTGTTTCTACATACTCAAATTTATCAACGACGAGAGTTACAGTGTCTTAACTCATAG ACTCGATTACAGATTCCGAAGCCATCACAGTAGCGGCAGTAGTAGTATAGACGTAATTCGGACCGACAGCGACAGCATGATCGACGGCGGATTGTTACTAGATGGCGAAAGTCGCGGTTCCAGCGTCTCGTTGAACTCGGTGTCCAGTTATACAAGCGGGAGAAGCTCTTCGACGCACGATACGCAAACGTGCGTTAGTTCGGCAGTCGGACTGACCAGTGGTGCAGCAAGCAATAGTATAGCAATCGCAAACCACGTGGGGAACGGTGGTAGAAATGGTGGTGCTCACAGTTGCAATGGCGACGATAGTGTAAACTCGTATAATGG CAATAACGGATTTGCCCCGCATAGTCATGAAAGCAGTAGCAGTATTGGATGCATATCTCATGATAGCTCGAACCATAATATCCAATGGTCACCTCAACCAAGCAG AACTAGTCCCGTAACAGTGCCAAGTACCAATAGGTTAAGACAACGCCAAGAGTCTTCGTCGTCGCTTTCGGTCGGTAGCTGGCAGATGATAACCGGAACCGGCAGCTACCGCAGTGCCGAGTCGGTCAATGAAATGCATTCCCATCTGCAGCAGAATCCTGGCCACAACAACTGCCCTAACCATCagcatcaccaccaccaccaccataacCATCAGAACCAAAACCAGAACTTCAACAGTAATAACCAGCAACCAGCTAGCAACCATTCGTTGCAATTCAACCTGTCGGGTACCGGCAGCAGCGCTGCGGGGCCATCGAACAGCGCTTCCACGCCAAATGCTAACCAGAATCATATACCCAGTCAAACAACCAGTTGCTGTACGACCGTCGACGGCGAGTGCTACGCAAATCG ACGACGGGAACGCCTCGAGCAGCTTCGAACGCTGTTCTACAACTGTTACTTCTCAACCATTGCATTCACGTTCAACAACGGCCCGGATTCCGCCCTCGGCAGCCTACTGGGGAACTTTGCCGAAAAGGTCGGCCTGACGAATCGAACATCCGTCTAG
- the LOC115258948 gene encoding myotubularin-related protein 14 isoform X1 — MTEILQQDIQQLLEHFSKNLYRAKECEVGDEIVQRCGKLMRLDYSVVDVPNQNGELSAHYPAKLLIPEHEVKRTYSFEASTYGEYQPQDDCDLGTPRNGGGGSDSRASPPSNRDQLIVDGKLDAQRLRNLILKARRARCRARFPLPVILYNGKYVCRSATLSGGPEIYGRSGLEYFAYAAESELQDQGGADETVEAREESASDEPSSKDWPLFGRLRRKDIRLLKALNVGTIIDFMVENKKVKFWLNVTSSEKVDKENRYSFFKLLALPYPGCEFFREYRDNNYIGDGLIFDWNQSYVDAGIRVPEDSVTAQLNIDWTNYKQWDLVKITQNYLRLLLKYLQESSTGILVHCISGWDRTPLFVSLLRISLWADGAIHQSLDAAQMLYLTIAYDWMLFGHNLPDRLNKGEIIFYFCFYILKFINDESYSVLTHRLDYRFRSHHSSGSSSIDVIRTDSDSMIDGGLLLDGESRGSSVSLNSVSSYTSGRSSSTHDTQTCVSSAVGLTSGAASNSIAIANHVGNGGRNGGAHSCNGDDSVNSYNGNNGFAPHSHESSSSIGCISHDSSNHNIQWSPQPSRTSPVTVPSTNRLRQRQESSSSLSVGSWQMITGTGSYRSAESVNEMHSHLQQNPGHNNCPNHQHHHHHHHNHQNQNQNFNSNNQQPASNHSLQFNLSGTGSSAAGPSNSASTPNANQNHIPSQTTSCCTTVDGECYANRLDLFAIRRERLEQLRTLFYNCYFSTIAFTFNNGPDSALGSLLGNFAEKVGLTNRTSV; from the exons GGCGATGAAATCGTGCAACGATGTGGAAAACTGATGCGTTTGGACTACAGCGTGGTGGATGTTCCGAACCAGAATGGAGAGCTCTCGGCACACTATCCAGCCAAACTGTTGATCCCCGAGCATGAAGTGAAAAGGACCTATTCGTTTGAGGCGTCCACGTATGGCGAATATCAGCCACAGGACGACTGCGATTTGGGTACCCCCCGTAACGGAGGAGGTGGTTCAGATTCCAGAGCATCCCCGCCGTCGAACCGGGATCAGCTAATTGTTGATGGAAAGCTGGACGCCCAACGGTTGCGAAATTTGATACTGAAGGCACGGCGGGCACGATGCCGTGCACGCTTTCCACTGCCGGTTATTCTGTACAACGGAAAGTACGTCTGCCGATCGGCCACTCTTTCCGGTGGGCCCGAAATTTACGGTCGATCCGGATTAGAATACTTTGCCTACGCAGCGGAATCTGAACTACAAGATCAGGGAGGTGCAG ACGAGACTGTCGAAGCGAGAGAAGAATCAGCATCAGACGAACCAAGCTCCAAAGACTGGCCCCTGTTTGGGCGACTGCGCCGAAAGGACATCCGGTTGCTTAAAGCACTCAACGTAGGCACCATAATCGATTTCATGGTGGAGAACAAAAAGGTGAAGTTTTGGCTAAACGTTACCTCGTCGGAGAAGGTGGACAAAGAGAATCGGTATAGCTTTTTCAAGCTGTTAGCACTGCCTTATCCCGGTtgcgaattcttccgggagtaccGGGACAACAACTATATCGGCGATGGGCTCATCTTCGACTGGAATCAATCGTACGTGGATGCGGGAATTCGCGTTCCGGAGGATTCCGTCACGGCTCAGCTGAACATCGACTGGACCAACTACAAACAGTGGGATTTGGTGAAGATTACTCAAAACTACCTGCGGTTGCTGCTCAAGTACCTTCAGGAGAGCAGCACCGGGATATTGGTTCACTGTATCAGCGGTTGGGACCGAACGCCACTTTTCGTTTCGCTGCTGAGAATTTCTCTCTGGGCGGATGGTGCAATTCATCAGTCGTTGGACGCGGCACAGATGCTGTATTTAACGATCGCATACGATTGGATGCTGTTCGGTCACAATTTGCCCGATCGGTTGAACAAGGGCGAGATCATATTCTACTTCTGTTTCTACATACTCAAATTTATCAACGACGAGAGTTACAGTGTCTTAACTCATAG ACTCGATTACAGATTCCGAAGCCATCACAGTAGCGGCAGTAGTAGTATAGACGTAATTCGGACCGACAGCGACAGCATGATCGACGGCGGATTGTTACTAGATGGCGAAAGTCGCGGTTCCAGCGTCTCGTTGAACTCGGTGTCCAGTTATACAAGCGGGAGAAGCTCTTCGACGCACGATACGCAAACGTGCGTTAGTTCGGCAGTCGGACTGACCAGTGGTGCAGCAAGCAATAGTATAGCAATCGCAAACCACGTGGGGAACGGTGGTAGAAATGGTGGTGCTCACAGTTGCAATGGCGACGATAGTGTAAACTCGTATAATGG CAATAACGGATTTGCCCCGCATAGTCATGAAAGCAGTAGCAGTATTGGATGCATATCTCATGATAGCTCGAACCATAATATCCAATGGTCACCTCAACCAAGCAG AACTAGTCCCGTAACAGTGCCAAGTACCAATAGGTTAAGACAACGCCAAGAGTCTTCGTCGTCGCTTTCGGTCGGTAGCTGGCAGATGATAACCGGAACCGGCAGCTACCGCAGTGCCGAGTCGGTCAATGAAATGCATTCCCATCTGCAGCAGAATCCTGGCCACAACAACTGCCCTAACCATCagcatcaccaccaccaccaccataacCATCAGAACCAAAACCAGAACTTCAACAGTAATAACCAGCAACCAGCTAGCAACCATTCGTTGCAATTCAACCTGTCGGGTACCGGCAGCAGCGCTGCGGGGCCATCGAACAGCGCTTCCACGCCAAATGCTAACCAGAATCATATACCCAGTCAAACAACCAGTTGCTGTACGACCGTCGACGGCGAGTGCTACGCAAATCGGTTAGATCTGTTCGCCAT ACGACGGGAACGCCTCGAGCAGCTTCGAACGCTGTTCTACAACTGTTACTTCTCAACCATTGCATTCACGTTCAACAACGGCCCGGATTCCGCCCTCGGCAGCCTACTGGGGAACTTTGCCGAAAAGGTCGGCCTGACGAATCGAACATCCGTCTAG
- the LOC115258948 gene encoding myotubularin-related protein 14 isoform X2 yields MTEILQQDIQQLLEHFSKNLYRAKECEVGDEIVQRCGKLMRLDYSVVDVPNQNGELSAHYPAKLLIPEHEVKRTYSFEASTYGEYQPQDDCDLGTPRNGGGGSDSRASPPSNRDQLIVDGKLDAQRLRNLILKARRARCRARFPLPVILYNGKYVCRSATLSGGPEIYGRSGLEYFAYAAESELQDQGGADETVEAREESASDEPSSKDWPLFGRLRRKDIRLLKALNVGTIIDFMVENKKVKFWLNVTSSEKVDKENRYSFFKLLALPYPGCEFFREYRDNNYIGDGLIFDWNQSYVDAGIRVPEDSVTAQLNIDWTNYKQWDLVKITQNYLRLLLKYLQESSTGILVHCISGWDRTPLFVSLLRISLWADGAIHQSLDAAQMLYLTIAYDWMLFGHNLPDRLNKGEIIFYFCFYILKFINDESYSVLTHRFRSHHSSGSSSIDVIRTDSDSMIDGGLLLDGESRGSSVSLNSVSSYTSGRSSSTHDTQTCVSSAVGLTSGAASNSIAIANHVGNGGRNGGAHSCNGDDSVNSYNGNNGFAPHSHESSSSIGCISHDSSNHNIQWSPQPSRTSPVTVPSTNRLRQRQESSSSLSVGSWQMITGTGSYRSAESVNEMHSHLQQNPGHNNCPNHQHHHHHHHNHQNQNQNFNSNNQQPASNHSLQFNLSGTGSSAAGPSNSASTPNANQNHIPSQTTSCCTTVDGECYANRLDLFAIRRERLEQLRTLFYNCYFSTIAFTFNNGPDSALGSLLGNFAEKVGLTNRTSV; encoded by the exons GGCGATGAAATCGTGCAACGATGTGGAAAACTGATGCGTTTGGACTACAGCGTGGTGGATGTTCCGAACCAGAATGGAGAGCTCTCGGCACACTATCCAGCCAAACTGTTGATCCCCGAGCATGAAGTGAAAAGGACCTATTCGTTTGAGGCGTCCACGTATGGCGAATATCAGCCACAGGACGACTGCGATTTGGGTACCCCCCGTAACGGAGGAGGTGGTTCAGATTCCAGAGCATCCCCGCCGTCGAACCGGGATCAGCTAATTGTTGATGGAAAGCTGGACGCCCAACGGTTGCGAAATTTGATACTGAAGGCACGGCGGGCACGATGCCGTGCACGCTTTCCACTGCCGGTTATTCTGTACAACGGAAAGTACGTCTGCCGATCGGCCACTCTTTCCGGTGGGCCCGAAATTTACGGTCGATCCGGATTAGAATACTTTGCCTACGCAGCGGAATCTGAACTACAAGATCAGGGAGGTGCAG ACGAGACTGTCGAAGCGAGAGAAGAATCAGCATCAGACGAACCAAGCTCCAAAGACTGGCCCCTGTTTGGGCGACTGCGCCGAAAGGACATCCGGTTGCTTAAAGCACTCAACGTAGGCACCATAATCGATTTCATGGTGGAGAACAAAAAGGTGAAGTTTTGGCTAAACGTTACCTCGTCGGAGAAGGTGGACAAAGAGAATCGGTATAGCTTTTTCAAGCTGTTAGCACTGCCTTATCCCGGTtgcgaattcttccgggagtaccGGGACAACAACTATATCGGCGATGGGCTCATCTTCGACTGGAATCAATCGTACGTGGATGCGGGAATTCGCGTTCCGGAGGATTCCGTCACGGCTCAGCTGAACATCGACTGGACCAACTACAAACAGTGGGATTTGGTGAAGATTACTCAAAACTACCTGCGGTTGCTGCTCAAGTACCTTCAGGAGAGCAGCACCGGGATATTGGTTCACTGTATCAGCGGTTGGGACCGAACGCCACTTTTCGTTTCGCTGCTGAGAATTTCTCTCTGGGCGGATGGTGCAATTCATCAGTCGTTGGACGCGGCACAGATGCTGTATTTAACGATCGCATACGATTGGATGCTGTTCGGTCACAATTTGCCCGATCGGTTGAACAAGGGCGAGATCATATTCTACTTCTGTTTCTACATACTCAAATTTATCAACGACGAGAGTTACAGTGTCTTAACTCATAG ATTCCGAAGCCATCACAGTAGCGGCAGTAGTAGTATAGACGTAATTCGGACCGACAGCGACAGCATGATCGACGGCGGATTGTTACTAGATGGCGAAAGTCGCGGTTCCAGCGTCTCGTTGAACTCGGTGTCCAGTTATACAAGCGGGAGAAGCTCTTCGACGCACGATACGCAAACGTGCGTTAGTTCGGCAGTCGGACTGACCAGTGGTGCAGCAAGCAATAGTATAGCAATCGCAAACCACGTGGGGAACGGTGGTAGAAATGGTGGTGCTCACAGTTGCAATGGCGACGATAGTGTAAACTCGTATAATGG CAATAACGGATTTGCCCCGCATAGTCATGAAAGCAGTAGCAGTATTGGATGCATATCTCATGATAGCTCGAACCATAATATCCAATGGTCACCTCAACCAAGCAG AACTAGTCCCGTAACAGTGCCAAGTACCAATAGGTTAAGACAACGCCAAGAGTCTTCGTCGTCGCTTTCGGTCGGTAGCTGGCAGATGATAACCGGAACCGGCAGCTACCGCAGTGCCGAGTCGGTCAATGAAATGCATTCCCATCTGCAGCAGAATCCTGGCCACAACAACTGCCCTAACCATCagcatcaccaccaccaccaccataacCATCAGAACCAAAACCAGAACTTCAACAGTAATAACCAGCAACCAGCTAGCAACCATTCGTTGCAATTCAACCTGTCGGGTACCGGCAGCAGCGCTGCGGGGCCATCGAACAGCGCTTCCACGCCAAATGCTAACCAGAATCATATACCCAGTCAAACAACCAGTTGCTGTACGACCGTCGACGGCGAGTGCTACGCAAATCGGTTAGATCTGTTCGCCAT ACGACGGGAACGCCTCGAGCAGCTTCGAACGCTGTTCTACAACTGTTACTTCTCAACCATTGCATTCACGTTCAACAACGGCCCGGATTCCGCCCTCGGCAGCCTACTGGGGAACTTTGCCGAAAAGGTCGGCCTGACGAATCGAACATCCGTCTAG
- the LOC115258948 gene encoding myotubularin-related protein 14 isoform X4: MRLDYSVVDVPNQNGELSAHYPAKLLIPEHEVKRTYSFEASTYGEYQPQDDCDLGTPRNGGGGSDSRASPPSNRDQLIVDGKLDAQRLRNLILKARRARCRARFPLPVILYNGKYVCRSATLSGGPEIYGRSGLEYFAYAAESELQDQGGADETVEAREESASDEPSSKDWPLFGRLRRKDIRLLKALNVGTIIDFMVENKKVKFWLNVTSSEKVDKENRYSFFKLLALPYPGCEFFREYRDNNYIGDGLIFDWNQSYVDAGIRVPEDSVTAQLNIDWTNYKQWDLVKITQNYLRLLLKYLQESSTGILVHCISGWDRTPLFVSLLRISLWADGAIHQSLDAAQMLYLTIAYDWMLFGHNLPDRLNKGEIIFYFCFYILKFINDESYSVLTHRLDYRFRSHHSSGSSSIDVIRTDSDSMIDGGLLLDGESRGSSVSLNSVSSYTSGRSSSTHDTQTCVSSAVGLTSGAASNSIAIANHVGNGGRNGGAHSCNGDDSVNSYNGNNGFAPHSHESSSSIGCISHDSSNHNIQWSPQPSRTSPVTVPSTNRLRQRQESSSSLSVGSWQMITGTGSYRSAESVNEMHSHLQQNPGHNNCPNHQHHHHHHHNHQNQNQNFNSNNQQPASNHSLQFNLSGTGSSAAGPSNSASTPNANQNHIPSQTTSCCTTVDGECYANRLDLFAIRRERLEQLRTLFYNCYFSTIAFTFNNGPDSALGSLLGNFAEKVGLTNRTSV, translated from the exons ATGCGTTTGGACTACAGCGTGGTGGATGTTCCGAACCAGAATGGAGAGCTCTCGGCACACTATCCAGCCAAACTGTTGATCCCCGAGCATGAAGTGAAAAGGACCTATTCGTTTGAGGCGTCCACGTATGGCGAATATCAGCCACAGGACGACTGCGATTTGGGTACCCCCCGTAACGGAGGAGGTGGTTCAGATTCCAGAGCATCCCCGCCGTCGAACCGGGATCAGCTAATTGTTGATGGAAAGCTGGACGCCCAACGGTTGCGAAATTTGATACTGAAGGCACGGCGGGCACGATGCCGTGCACGCTTTCCACTGCCGGTTATTCTGTACAACGGAAAGTACGTCTGCCGATCGGCCACTCTTTCCGGTGGGCCCGAAATTTACGGTCGATCCGGATTAGAATACTTTGCCTACGCAGCGGAATCTGAACTACAAGATCAGGGAGGTGCAG ACGAGACTGTCGAAGCGAGAGAAGAATCAGCATCAGACGAACCAAGCTCCAAAGACTGGCCCCTGTTTGGGCGACTGCGCCGAAAGGACATCCGGTTGCTTAAAGCACTCAACGTAGGCACCATAATCGATTTCATGGTGGAGAACAAAAAGGTGAAGTTTTGGCTAAACGTTACCTCGTCGGAGAAGGTGGACAAAGAGAATCGGTATAGCTTTTTCAAGCTGTTAGCACTGCCTTATCCCGGTtgcgaattcttccgggagtaccGGGACAACAACTATATCGGCGATGGGCTCATCTTCGACTGGAATCAATCGTACGTGGATGCGGGAATTCGCGTTCCGGAGGATTCCGTCACGGCTCAGCTGAACATCGACTGGACCAACTACAAACAGTGGGATTTGGTGAAGATTACTCAAAACTACCTGCGGTTGCTGCTCAAGTACCTTCAGGAGAGCAGCACCGGGATATTGGTTCACTGTATCAGCGGTTGGGACCGAACGCCACTTTTCGTTTCGCTGCTGAGAATTTCTCTCTGGGCGGATGGTGCAATTCATCAGTCGTTGGACGCGGCACAGATGCTGTATTTAACGATCGCATACGATTGGATGCTGTTCGGTCACAATTTGCCCGATCGGTTGAACAAGGGCGAGATCATATTCTACTTCTGTTTCTACATACTCAAATTTATCAACGACGAGAGTTACAGTGTCTTAACTCATAG ACTCGATTACAGATTCCGAAGCCATCACAGTAGCGGCAGTAGTAGTATAGACGTAATTCGGACCGACAGCGACAGCATGATCGACGGCGGATTGTTACTAGATGGCGAAAGTCGCGGTTCCAGCGTCTCGTTGAACTCGGTGTCCAGTTATACAAGCGGGAGAAGCTCTTCGACGCACGATACGCAAACGTGCGTTAGTTCGGCAGTCGGACTGACCAGTGGTGCAGCAAGCAATAGTATAGCAATCGCAAACCACGTGGGGAACGGTGGTAGAAATGGTGGTGCTCACAGTTGCAATGGCGACGATAGTGTAAACTCGTATAATGG CAATAACGGATTTGCCCCGCATAGTCATGAAAGCAGTAGCAGTATTGGATGCATATCTCATGATAGCTCGAACCATAATATCCAATGGTCACCTCAACCAAGCAG AACTAGTCCCGTAACAGTGCCAAGTACCAATAGGTTAAGACAACGCCAAGAGTCTTCGTCGTCGCTTTCGGTCGGTAGCTGGCAGATGATAACCGGAACCGGCAGCTACCGCAGTGCCGAGTCGGTCAATGAAATGCATTCCCATCTGCAGCAGAATCCTGGCCACAACAACTGCCCTAACCATCagcatcaccaccaccaccaccataacCATCAGAACCAAAACCAGAACTTCAACAGTAATAACCAGCAACCAGCTAGCAACCATTCGTTGCAATTCAACCTGTCGGGTACCGGCAGCAGCGCTGCGGGGCCATCGAACAGCGCTTCCACGCCAAATGCTAACCAGAATCATATACCCAGTCAAACAACCAGTTGCTGTACGACCGTCGACGGCGAGTGCTACGCAAATCGGTTAGATCTGTTCGCCAT ACGACGGGAACGCCTCGAGCAGCTTCGAACGCTGTTCTACAACTGTTACTTCTCAACCATTGCATTCACGTTCAACAACGGCCCGGATTCCGCCCTCGGCAGCCTACTGGGGAACTTTGCCGAAAAGGTCGGCCTGACGAATCGAACATCCGTCTAG